The stretch of DNA TCTTTTAATAGTAATTCATCTCTTTCTAACCCTTTGTAGTAAGCTGTAAAAGATGTAAAGCCTCTCTTCTCAAAAAGAGATGTTAGTCTTCTTTTCATTTGCGCCTCTTTATACAACGATAAGTCGATTCCTGTTTTCTTTTTAATATTATGTATAAATTGCTCATAACCATCCATCTTAAGTATCCTTCTTTCTATTATCATCATTACAAATAGTATATATGAATTTAATAAAGTTTCGACAATAAAACTTATCAATTTATGAAAATAAAAAAGCCAGCTAGTTTAATAGCTGACATAAAAACGTTTACAAAATTAATAAACCCAATTGTTAATATCTTTTGAATATGCTACTAATTCTTCTTCTTTAAAGAACAAGCCGATTTCACGCTCAGCACTTTCAGGTGAATCAGAACCGTGAATGATATTCTTTCCTACAATTACACCGAAGTCTCCGCGAATTGTTCCAGGTTGAGCATCCTTTGGATTTGTAGCACCCATCATTTGACGAGCAGTAGCAATTACATTTTCCCCTTCCCATACCATAGCGAATACTGGGCCAGATGTAATAAAATCTACTAATTCTCCGAAAAATGGACGTTCCTTATGTTCCCCATAATGTTGCTCTGCTAATTCAGTAGAAATTTGCATTAATTTAGCACCTGCTAAATGAAAGCCTTTTTTTTCAAAGCGTGTAACGATTTCCCCGATTAAATTACGTTGTACTCCGTCTGGTTTTACCATTAGAAATGTTTTTTCCATAATAAAATCTCCACCCCATAAGTTGTTATGTATAACTAGAAGTTTTTCCTAGCCATGAAAAATATAACATGCTTTTCCTTGTTTCGCAACTTAAAAAGTGGAGAATTATCTTAATATTTACGCTTTCCAATAAATTTCGCGATATTATTTAACGTACGTTTTGCTACATTATTTGGTAGTTTTTCAAGCTCCTTAAAAGCTTTATTTAAATAATGATCACTTAATGCAATAGAGCGATCAATACTTTCGGATTGTTTAATATATTGAATAAGTTCTTGAAGTTCATCCCTATGAGTATTTTCATTTACGTTCAATACTTTATCTTTGAAATTAGTATCTTTCATTGCATAGAGAACAGGTAACGTAATGTTTCCTTGCAACAAATCGCTTCCTGCAGGCTTTCCTAATTGCTCTTCCGTCGCTGTAAAGTCTAAAATATCATCCGTAATTTGAAAAGACATCCCTACATAGTAACCAAATAAATATAAGCTATGACTTACTTCCTTTGATGCTCCGGAAGCAATGGAACCTAATTGGCAACTTGCAGCTATTAAAATCGCAGTTTTACGTTTAATTCTTCGCAAATACGTCCGTAAATCTTGGTCAAAGTCAAATTTATCTTTAATTTGTTCGATTTCACCCTTAGTTAACTCAACTAGGGTGTTTGATAGGATTCGATGTGCATCAGGATGCTCAATTTTAGTCATCAGCTCTATCGCACGAGCAAAAATATAATCACCCGTATACATAGCAATTTTATTGTCCCACTTTGCCTTTA from Sutcliffiella cohnii encodes:
- the ndk gene encoding nucleoside-diphosphate kinase; translation: MEKTFLMVKPDGVQRNLIGEIVTRFEKKGFHLAGAKLMQISTELAEQHYGEHKERPFFGELVDFITSGPVFAMVWEGENVIATARQMMGATNPKDAQPGTIRGDFGVIVGKNIIHGSDSPESAEREIGLFFKEEELVAYSKDINNWVY
- the hepT gene encoding heptaprenyl diphosphate synthase component II translates to MKLNLMYSFLNTDLQLIEKELEQAIQSDKQLLQEASLHLLQAGGKRIRPIFVLLAAKFGDYNVNKIKHVAVALELIHMASLVHDDVIDDAELRRGKPTIKAKWDNKIAMYTGDYIFARAIELMTKIEHPDAHRILSNTLVELTKGEIEQIKDKFDFDQDLRTYLRRIKRKTAILIAASCQLGSIASGASKEVSHSLYLFGYYVGMSFQITDDILDFTATEEQLGKPAGSDLLQGNITLPVLYAMKDTNFKDKVLNVNENTHRDELQELIQYIKQSESIDRSIALSDHYLNKAFKELEKLPNNVAKRTLNNIAKFIGKRKY